In the Paenibacillus sp. FSL H7-0357 genome, one interval contains:
- a CDS encoding M1 family metallopeptidase, which translates to MKPLSLRYIIVFAALSALTLLGGGIGVLSGYGAEHSPAVLTAAVQKEAKSPAALPKPKAVQPVLPESTPLPVSKALSQRVVEYHIDVQLLPDTTSLRATETVTWTHPGLKPVQELYFHLYPNAFASEDTTFMKESGGELRGDAMPANGFGSMTLTDLRTTEGVSLMQRLQYVQPDDGNVNDKTLVKVHLPQPVNGGESVTLKVQFEVKLPKIFARMGSAGNFVMAGQWFPKLSVYEPAGTRGVQEEGWNLHQYHGTSEFYSDFGIYNVTISVPPNYIVGASGFPVKSAKLKQDQKVYQFYADDVHDFAWAASPDFVVAEEAFSTDHVPGVRIKLYLDPLHKHLQERYFQAAKAALTNFSKWYGPYPYSTLSIVVPPKEGNGAGGMEYPTLVTAFGAAEASPGTSLERTVIHEIGHQYFYGMLASNEFEEAWLDESFTSYAEDRLMEQEYGVSSNHVLQASLVTSSQPLDLETWKYTPADSYARNVYIRGKLVLKDIEQQVGTKTMDTLMAAYTRKFRFRHPSTADFQKIVEKVTKKSWQAYFDQYVYSGGSPDFSIDHIKISDPKKEGGDDNARYESSVAVSNKGNQYGDVPIKFTFLDGYTVQQFWNGTEKETTFQLAYKAPLLSAEIDPDHSILLESKHLNNFRLAELERKTLSRWTLSATKLLETLLGTLVW; encoded by the coding sequence ATGAAGCCACTGTCATTAAGGTACATTATCGTCTTTGCGGCCCTGTCCGCCCTCACTCTGCTGGGAGGGGGAATAGGGGTCCTTTCAGGGTATGGTGCAGAGCACAGCCCTGCCGTTCTAACTGCTGCTGTTCAAAAAGAGGCCAAGTCCCCCGCTGCCCTGCCTAAGCCCAAAGCCGTGCAGCCCGTTCTTCCCGAGAGCACTCCCCTTCCGGTCTCGAAGGCGTTAAGCCAGCGGGTAGTGGAGTATCATATCGACGTGCAGCTGCTGCCGGACACCACCTCTCTAAGAGCCACAGAGACGGTGACCTGGACTCACCCGGGCCTAAAACCGGTACAAGAACTCTACTTTCATCTTTATCCAAACGCATTTGCTTCTGAGGATACTACGTTTATGAAAGAATCTGGAGGCGAACTCCGGGGTGATGCCATGCCAGCGAACGGATTTGGCAGCATGACCCTGACCGATCTCCGGACTACGGAGGGAGTCTCGCTCATGCAGCGGCTGCAATATGTGCAGCCTGATGATGGCAATGTCAATGACAAGACACTCGTAAAGGTGCATCTCCCGCAGCCGGTTAACGGAGGGGAAAGCGTAACGCTTAAGGTCCAGTTTGAAGTTAAGCTGCCCAAAATATTCGCCCGCATGGGTTCCGCCGGCAATTTCGTGATGGCCGGGCAATGGTTTCCCAAACTGAGCGTCTATGAACCTGCCGGTACCCGGGGTGTACAAGAGGAAGGCTGGAATCTGCACCAATATCACGGAACATCCGAATTTTACAGCGATTTCGGTATCTACAATGTAACCATCTCCGTCCCCCCCAATTATATCGTTGGCGCAAGCGGGTTCCCGGTCAAGAGCGCCAAGCTGAAGCAAGATCAGAAGGTGTACCAATTTTATGCGGATGATGTACATGACTTCGCCTGGGCCGCTTCTCCGGACTTTGTGGTAGCCGAGGAGGCCTTCTCTACAGACCATGTACCTGGCGTGAGAATCAAGCTTTATCTGGACCCGCTGCATAAACATCTGCAGGAGCGTTATTTCCAGGCAGCGAAGGCCGCCCTGACCAACTTCAGCAAATGGTACGGACCTTATCCTTACTCTACATTATCCATCGTCGTACCTCCCAAAGAGGGCAACGGCGCCGGCGGGATGGAATATCCCACACTGGTTACTGCTTTTGGCGCAGCTGAGGCTTCTCCAGGGACCTCTCTGGAGCGCACGGTCATTCATGAGATCGGCCATCAATATTTCTACGGGATGTTAGCCAGCAATGAATTCGAGGAGGCCTGGCTGGACGAAAGCTTCACTTCCTACGCCGAAGACAGGCTGATGGAGCAGGAGTATGGGGTATCATCCAATCATGTCCTGCAGGCCAGCCTGGTGACATCCTCCCAGCCGCTTGACCTGGAAACCTGGAAATACACTCCTGCCGATTCCTATGCCAGAAATGTGTACATCCGCGGCAAGCTGGTGCTGAAGGATATCGAACAGCAGGTCGGAACCAAGACGATGGATACCCTAATGGCGGCCTATACCCGTAAGTTCCGCTTCCGGCATCCTTCTACCGCTGACTTCCAGAAAATCGTGGAGAAGGTGACCAAAAAATCCTGGCAAGCCTACTTCGACCAATATGTATACAGCGGCGGTTCTCCGGATTTTTCGATTGATCATATTAAAATCTCTGACCCTAAAAAAGAGGGCGGCGATGATAATGCCCGTTACGAAAGCTCAGTAGCGGTCAGCAATAAAGGAAATCAGTATGGTGACGTCCCGATAAAGTTCACCTTCCTGGATGGCTATACCGTCCAGCAGTTTTGGAATGGAACAGAGAAGGAAACCACCTTTCAGCTAGCCTACAAAGCGCCTCTTTTGTCCGCAGAGATTGATCCGGATCACTCCATTCTGCTGGAGAGTAAGCATCTCAACAATTTTAGACTGGCGGAGCTGGAGCGAAAGACGCTCTCCCGCTGGACGCTTAGTGCAACGAAGCTGCTTGAAACCCTGCTCGGAACTCTTGTCTGGTGA
- a CDS encoding C40 family peptidase: protein MKKKLAAAVLSFSIMLTIGAGSAFADSKMDKVIDKTIGSKYVSGGVSTNGFDCSGFTMYVFDKIGINLPHQSGSQYQMGTAISRDDLRAGDLVFYNTSGKGVSHVGIYVGEGKFAHASSSRGVTISTMSDSYYVNRYVGAKRIMSTDAYQSVTSDSQDNDDVQ from the coding sequence TTGAAGAAGAAGTTAGCAGCAGCAGTACTTAGCTTTTCCATTATGCTTACCATCGGAGCAGGAAGCGCTTTCGCGGATTCCAAAATGGATAAAGTCATCGACAAGACCATCGGAAGTAAATACGTATCCGGCGGTGTATCGACCAACGGCTTTGATTGCTCCGGATTTACAATGTACGTTTTTGATAAGATCGGTATCAATTTGCCACACCAATCCGGTTCCCAATACCAAATGGGTACTGCCATTTCCCGGGATGATCTGAGAGCGGGAGATCTTGTATTTTATAATACAAGCGGTAAAGGTGTATCCCACGTCGGCATTTATGTCGGTGAGGGCAAATTCGCACATGCTTCATCCTCCCGTGGTGTAACCATCAGCACGATGAGTGACAGCTACTACGTCAACCGCTACGTTGGCGCCAAACGGATCATGAGTACAGATGCTTACCAATCCGTTACTTCTGATTCCCAAGACAATGATGACGTGCAATAA
- a CDS encoding C40 family peptidase, whose product MVFTLGAGSAFADSRMDTVITKTLGTTYKTGGISTAGFDCSGFTKYVFKNVGLTLPRTSKAQFSVGTAVSRNNLRSGDLVFFNTLGNGVSHVGIYVGNGKFAQSSSSRGVTISSMSQSYWANRYVGAKRVMSTTAYKAIAYD is encoded by the coding sequence ATGGTGTTCACGCTTGGAGCAGGGAGCGCTTTCGCCGACTCCAGAATGGATACGGTTATTACAAAAACACTGGGAACGACGTATAAAACCGGAGGCATAAGCACTGCCGGCTTTGATTGTTCTGGATTCACCAAATATGTATTTAAGAATGTTGGCCTTACCTTGCCCCGCACTTCCAAAGCACAATTCAGCGTTGGAACCGCCGTATCACGGAATAACCTCCGTTCCGGCGACCTGGTATTCTTCAATACCCTTGGCAATGGAGTCTCCCATGTCGGCATTTATGTCGGCAACGGAAAATTCGCCCAATCCTCTTCATCCCGTGGTGTAACTATCAGTTCAATGAGTCAATCCTACTGGGCCAACCGCTACGTTGGAGCCAAACGAGTAATGAGCACAACAGCTTACAAAGCTATCGCTTACGATTGA
- a CDS encoding YwhD family protein, which yields MDNVQPEGKKQIALNIVNAKSKHKGFGAGSIDLNNVSPVIIDGGEAVIDIGAMHAKSKVEKGIKFSMNREDVPAGRQVWVVWVAVDRTAEGQFYGGITACEMWIDTEARRGWKILADHVNKLDAALKRKIILEGLGTVERAALKSLLISHNEAWWNASPEELKAALSE from the coding sequence GTGGATAACGTACAACCGGAGGGCAAGAAACAGATTGCCTTAAATATTGTGAATGCCAAGAGCAAACATAAAGGCTTCGGCGCAGGCTCCATTGATTTGAACAATGTATCGCCCGTTATTATTGACGGCGGTGAAGCAGTTATCGATATCGGTGCCATGCATGCCAAGAGTAAGGTAGAGAAGGGGATTAAGTTCTCCATGAACCGCGAGGATGTGCCGGCGGGCAGACAGGTCTGGGTTGTCTGGGTAGCTGTAGACCGTACGGCGGAGGGCCAGTTCTACGGGGGCATTACCGCTTGCGAGATGTGGATTGATACAGAGGCACGGCGCGGCTGGAAAATTCTTGCCGATCATGTGAACAAGCTGGATGCTGCTCTGAAGCGGAAGATCATTCTGGAGGGGCTCGGTACAGTGGAAAGAGCGGCGCTTAAATCACTGCTGATTTCTCATAATGAAGCTTGGTGGAATGCCTCTCCGGAAGAGCTGAAAGCGGCACTGTCGGAATAG
- a CDS encoding transglycosylase domain-containing protein — protein sequence MPRDSDKPKAKKHRFRGLFRLLAVMTVLLLLASGALIGYLYQKDLPPIGDDIRSKLLDSRGNVLATFTNDGRSRDPVKLEEISPLLIQATLAVEDRKFYDHSGFDLKGMARAVLVNLEAGKRTQGASTLTQQLARNLYLTHEKTWTRKAKEALYTMQLEMKFSKDEILNMYLNEIYYGHGAYGIEAAARMYFGKAAADLDLAESAMLAGIPKGPTYYSPYTHMENAKKRQGIILSAMANVGDITDAEAQTAAREGLNFKPQGQKDTTVAAPYFRDYVRSLVIDTLHISSDELDQGGLKVYTTLDSDMQQAAEDAVDKGMDGSSELETALVSIDPRTGYIKAMVGGTNYRTNPFNHALATTRQPGSSFKPIMYLTALSSKTMTGLSVFNSQPTLFHYDNNRKTYQPRNFGDKYLGEINMRQAIAASDNIYAVNTIMKVGADKVAEMAANMGIGSPLQSVPSLALGTSPVSPLEMASAFAVIGGGGAKLPVTAILKITDSKGNLLYEAPQGQGQKVVEPAAAYVLTRLMEGVFESGGTGNRVASVIKRPVAGKTGTTDTDGWMVGFTPELSTAVWVGYDKGREIATSDGRRAAPIFAEFTEKALANVPPKTFPIPDGVVSVYINPQSGKLATAACPEKELETFISGTEPTEYCDQHGAGEDTAPSGGSKDSAVPAKDEHSLWSDIKRWWMN from the coding sequence ATGCCGCGCGATTCTGATAAACCCAAGGCAAAGAAACACCGCTTCCGCGGGCTGTTCCGGCTGCTGGCCGTCATGACCGTACTGTTGCTGCTCGCTTCCGGGGCATTGATCGGCTATCTATATCAGAAAGACCTTCCTCCGATCGGAGATGATATCCGCTCCAAGCTGCTCGATTCCCGGGGCAATGTGCTGGCCACCTTCACCAACGATGGACGTAGCCGGGACCCTGTAAAGCTGGAAGAGATTTCTCCGCTGCTCATACAGGCAACACTGGCCGTGGAGGACCGTAAGTTCTACGACCACTCCGGCTTTGATCTAAAAGGTATGGCCCGGGCTGTACTCGTCAATCTGGAGGCGGGCAAACGCACGCAGGGGGCCAGCACCCTGACCCAGCAGCTTGCGCGCAATCTTTATCTGACCCATGAGAAGACCTGGACCCGTAAGGCGAAGGAAGCTTTATATACGATGCAGCTTGAGATGAAGTTTAGTAAAGACGAAATCCTGAACATGTATTTAAATGAAATCTATTACGGACATGGAGCCTACGGCATTGAAGCGGCTGCACGAATGTATTTCGGCAAAGCTGCGGCGGATTTGGATCTGGCCGAGAGCGCCATGCTTGCCGGGATTCCCAAGGGCCCGACCTACTATTCGCCGTATACGCATATGGAGAATGCCAAGAAGCGGCAGGGCATCATTTTGTCTGCGATGGCCAATGTAGGCGATATTACCGATGCGGAGGCCCAGACGGCAGCCCGGGAAGGCTTGAATTTCAAGCCTCAGGGTCAGAAGGACACCACTGTAGCCGCACCTTATTTTCGCGATTATGTGCGCAGTCTTGTCATCGACACCCTCCATATCAGCAGCGATGAGCTGGACCAGGGCGGGCTGAAAGTCTATACCACCCTTGATTCCGATATGCAGCAGGCGGCAGAGGATGCTGTCGATAAAGGAATGGACGGCAGCAGTGAGCTGGAGACCGCCCTTGTCTCCATCGACCCCCGCACCGGTTATATCAAAGCGATGGTCGGAGGCACAAATTACCGCACCAACCCGTTCAACCATGCCTTGGCCACAACGCGCCAGCCGGGATCTTCCTTTAAGCCAATTATGTATTTGACCGCACTCTCGTCCAAGACGATGACCGGACTGTCTGTCTTTAACAGCCAGCCGACGCTGTTCCATTACGACAATAACCGCAAAACCTATCAGCCCCGCAACTTTGGCGACAAATATCTTGGAGAGATCAATATGCGTCAGGCGATTGCCGCCTCTGACAACATTTATGCCGTGAATACCATTATGAAGGTAGGGGCGGATAAGGTCGCCGAAATGGCCGCTAATATGGGTATCGGCAGCCCGCTGCAAAGCGTGCCCTCACTAGCGCTCGGCACCTCGCCGGTCAGTCCGCTGGAGATGGCCTCAGCCTTCGCGGTGATTGGCGGCGGAGGGGCTAAGCTGCCTGTGACGGCTATCCTCAAGATTACTGACTCCAAAGGCAATCTGCTCTATGAAGCTCCACAGGGCCAGGGGCAAAAGGTTGTCGAGCCGGCAGCGGCCTATGTGCTGACCCGGCTGATGGAAGGTGTATTCGAGAGCGGCGGTACGGGAAATCGTGTTGCCTCCGTTATCAAACGTCCCGTGGCCGGCAAGACCGGCACCACTGACACCGACGGCTGGATGGTCGGCTTCACCCCCGAGCTGTCTACCGCAGTCTGGGTGGGCTATGATAAAGGGCGTGAAATCGCCACGTCTGACGGAAGGCGGGCTGCGCCAATTTTTGCGGAGTTCACGGAAAAAGCGCTGGCAAATGTCCCGCCAAAAACTTTTCCGATTCCCGACGGCGTAGTCAGCGTGTACATTAACCCGCAATCCGGCAAGCTGGCCACAGCCGCCTGCCCCGAGAAGGAGCTGGAAACCTTCATCAGCGGTACAGAACCTACGGAATATTGTGACCAGCATGGTGCAGGCGAAGACACCGCTCCATCCGGCGGATCAAAGGACAGCGCAGTCCCTGCCAAGGATGAACATTCCTTGTGGAGCGACATTAAACGCTGGTGGATGAACTGA
- a CDS encoding AbrB/MazE/SpoVT family DNA-binding domain-containing protein encodes MKDTGMIRSLDSLGRIVVPVEIRMTRNIDIGDPIEFFILNEEIIVLRKYTSTECTFCRSLDHVTYFKDQFICNSCLKELGDPGLVSDAAEQPVSPVEDNTALLRGGRRTKTEEMSQRLEKAIADHPYANQKELAEVLGISQARVSQLKRKINAAGR; translated from the coding sequence ATGAAAGATACAGGCATGATCCGGAGTTTAGACAGTCTTGGTAGAATTGTGGTTCCCGTAGAAATCCGCATGACACGTAATATTGACATTGGAGATCCTATCGAGTTCTTCATTCTGAATGAAGAGATTATTGTGCTCAGAAAGTACACCTCTACAGAATGCACTTTTTGCAGAAGCCTTGATCATGTAACTTACTTTAAAGATCAGTTTATTTGCAACAGCTGCCTCAAAGAGCTGGGAGATCCCGGGCTTGTTTCCGATGCGGCAGAGCAACCGGTAAGTCCTGTTGAAGACAACACTGCATTACTGCGTGGCGGCCGGAGAACAAAGACAGAGGAAATGAGCCAGCGTCTCGAGAAGGCCATCGCGGACCATCCGTATGCCAACCAGAAGGAGCTTGCCGAGGTTCTTGGCATCAGCCAGGCCAGAGTCAGCCAGCTAAAGCGCAAGATCAATGCAGCAGGCAGATAA
- the motA gene encoding flagellar motor stator protein MotA, whose amino-acid sequence MEISTLLGLVFGLIAVVWGMMLKHAPLTSLENPAAYVIIFLGTTASIFVAFPMSEVKNVPRLFKILFIKKKLVSKAELITMFMEWASITRREGLLALESKVDEIEDNFLRNGMRMIIDGNDQEFVRDVLMEDIHATEDRHKAGALVFTQAGMYAPTLGVLGAVIGLIAALADMEDMASLTHAIAGAFIATLLGIFTGYVMWHPMSNKLKRISKREIEIRLMMVEGLLSIQSGVSTIAINQKLSVFLTPSERVKLIEKGGGSSEQKD is encoded by the coding sequence ATGGAAATTTCAACATTACTAGGCTTAGTATTTGGTCTCATCGCAGTTGTCTGGGGAATGATGCTCAAGCATGCCCCGCTTACCAGCTTGGAAAATCCGGCAGCTTATGTCATTATCTTTCTTGGTACGACTGCCTCAATCTTTGTGGCCTTTCCCATGTCGGAGGTCAAGAATGTACCCAGGCTGTTCAAGATCCTCTTTATTAAGAAAAAGTTGGTCAGCAAAGCTGAACTGATTACAATGTTCATGGAATGGGCTTCCATTACCCGGCGCGAAGGTCTGTTGGCACTGGAGTCCAAGGTCGATGAGATCGAAGACAACTTCCTCCGTAACGGTATGCGGATGATTATCGACGGCAACGACCAGGAATTTGTCCGCGATGTGTTAATGGAAGATATTCATGCTACAGAAGATCGACATAAAGCCGGAGCCCTGGTCTTCACACAAGCGGGGATGTACGCTCCTACCCTAGGGGTATTGGGTGCTGTTATCGGGCTGATTGCCGCTCTGGCGGATATGGAAGATATGGCCTCTCTGACCCACGCAATTGCCGGAGCCTTTATTGCTACATTGCTCGGTATTTTCACCGGTTATGTAATGTGGCATCCTATGTCCAACAAGCTCAAAAGAATTTCCAAGCGTGAAATTGAAATCCGGCTGATGATGGTAGAAGGTCTGCTCTCTATTCAATCCGGAGTATCCACAATCGCTATCAATCAGAAGCTTTCCGTCTTCCTGACACCTTCTGAACGCGTTAAGCTAATCGAAAAGGGAGGCGGCTCCAGTGAGCAAAAAGACTAG
- a CDS encoding GNAT family N-acetyltransferase, protein MISSPVTFHVVPMEISHAEDIAAWNYKAPYNIYEWMPWSQMEALGIEFGDPELRRDQYVSVVNGQGILCGFAQLFPMEGVVRLGIGMRPELCGHGLGHIFMEAIVQAALKRYPEREIDLEVLTWNQRAIRTYQKCGFMITDTYERLTPTGNKPFYCMVYDKQHNVPLN, encoded by the coding sequence ATGATTAGCTCCCCCGTTACATTCCATGTAGTTCCCATGGAGATCAGCCATGCCGAAGATATCGCCGCATGGAATTACAAAGCGCCTTATAATATTTACGAATGGATGCCTTGGTCCCAAATGGAGGCGCTTGGCATTGAATTTGGCGATCCAGAGCTACGCAGAGACCAGTATGTTTCCGTGGTCAACGGGCAAGGCATCCTTTGCGGCTTTGCGCAGTTGTTTCCGATGGAGGGTGTCGTCAGGCTGGGTATTGGAATGCGCCCCGAACTTTGCGGACACGGTCTTGGCCACATTTTCATGGAAGCCATCGTTCAGGCCGCGCTGAAGCGTTATCCCGAGCGGGAGATTGATCTGGAAGTATTGACCTGGAACCAGCGGGCGATCCGAACCTACCAAAAATGCGGCTTCATGATCACGGATACTTATGAACGCCTTACTCCAACCGGAAATAAGCCATTTTATTGCATGGTCTATGATAAACAACACAACGTCCCATTAAATTGA
- a CDS encoding DNA-3-methyladenine glycosylase — protein sequence MNANNAASGREAFPSSPLLSPEIYAHTALRAAPLLLGQHLVRRTEDGDIRCRIVETESYGGAEDKGSHAYGGRRTARTEVMFSSGGTAYVYLIYGMYHCLNVVTAAQDNPHAVLIRAVEPLTPADAERMASYRGIGIKKPSDLSGGPGKLCRALRIDKSLNEIRLDIPGGPLWLEQGASPEALDIVQAPRINIPYAEEYAELPWRFYLRNNPYVSVNDKQASSFRV from the coding sequence ATGAATGCGAATAACGCTGCCAGCGGCAGGGAAGCGTTCCCTTCTTCTCCACTTCTGTCCCCGGAGATCTATGCGCATACAGCGCTTAGGGCCGCGCCGCTTCTTCTTGGCCAGCATCTGGTCCGGCGCACGGAAGACGGGGATATACGCTGCCGCATCGTGGAAACGGAAAGCTACGGAGGCGCCGAAGACAAAGGCAGCCATGCTTATGGCGGCCGCCGCACCGCCAGAACCGAAGTAATGTTCAGCTCCGGCGGCACCGCCTATGTATATCTCATATATGGTATGTACCACTGCCTCAATGTGGTAACCGCCGCGCAAGACAATCCGCATGCGGTATTAATCCGCGCGGTGGAGCCGCTCACTCCCGCCGATGCGGAGCGGATGGCATCTTACCGGGGCATAGGCATCAAGAAGCCGTCCGACCTGTCGGGCGGTCCGGGCAAGCTCTGCCGGGCGCTGCGGATCGACAAAAGCCTGAATGAAATCCGCCTGGACATACCGGGCGGGCCGCTCTGGCTGGAGCAGGGCGCAAGCCCCGAAGCTCTTGATATTGTACAGGCTCCCCGCATCAATATTCCCTATGCTGAAGAGTATGCGGAGCTGCCCTGGCGTTTCTATCTCAGGAACAATCCTTACGTTTCGGTAAATGATAAGCAGGCCAGCTCTTTCAGAGTTTAA
- a CDS encoding c-type cytochrome, whose protein sequence is MQKWIMGGLFFAACAFAVVLLFTLPGKAEVAEENNPTMPQVTLDAASAEAIVQASCITCHGDQLQGGLGPSLQQEGGQHNAEEIYTIVTKGRGQMPSFKDKLAPEEIANVAMWLAEKK, encoded by the coding sequence ATGCAGAAATGGATCATGGGCGGTTTGTTTTTCGCAGCCTGTGCCTTTGCGGTAGTGCTCTTGTTCACACTACCCGGCAAAGCAGAGGTCGCCGAAGAAAATAACCCGACGATGCCGCAAGTCACACTGGATGCCGCAAGCGCCGAAGCGATTGTACAGGCAAGCTGCATTACCTGCCACGGTGATCAGCTACAGGGCGGTCTAGGCCCTAGTCTGCAGCAGGAAGGCGGCCAGCATAACGCAGAAGAAATCTACACCATTGTTACGAAGGGACGCGGCCAAATGCCGTCTTTCAAGGATAAGCTTGCTCCCGAAGAGATTGCCAATGTTGCCATGTGGCTTGCAGAGAAGAAATAA
- a CDS encoding 4a-hydroxytetrahydrobiopterin dehydratase, whose translation MHFTEEELREQVSKLEGWKLEPNMMVRKYMFNEYMKGIAFVDEVAAISEAFDHHPHITIDYKTVILRLSAKEESGLAALEFRQAHEFNEAFDKTR comes from the coding sequence TTGCATTTTACGGAGGAAGAGCTGCGTGAGCAGGTAAGTAAGCTGGAGGGTTGGAAGCTGGAGCCGAATATGATGGTGCGCAAATATATGTTTAATGAATATATGAAGGGTATCGCCTTTGTGGATGAGGTGGCCGCGATCTCGGAAGCCTTCGATCATCATCCGCATATTACAATTGATTACAAGACGGTAATTCTGCGCTTGTCCGCAAAAGAAGAGAGCGGGCTTGCCGCGCTAGAGTTCCGCCAGGCGCATGAATTTAACGAAGCTTTCGATAAAACGCGTTAG